The Caenorhabditis elegans chromosome I genome includes the window AATAAGAGCACCAAGTGGAATATCTCCTCCTCCATTTGCACACCGGTAACACACACAAGTCGGACGACCGCTTCGTTTCTTGCATGAACCGGTTCCACAGTTTTGCATACTGCAGCTGGTAATGCACAACCCCTGAGCCGCTTTTTTAAGAATAGGAACATCCATTCTGGCACAAGTACTAAAGTCGATGTCGGCAGCCACGATGGTGGCCAGGAGAAGTGCAAGGAAAAGGGAACGGACGAAcattttcgttgattttttttggttctttaATCGGTTTACCACTTTTTATAGAACCTATAATAGGCGGCGCCAACCGTGGGCAGCTGGTGGTTTTTGATAACACAGTActgtaataataataacataACGAATGTTTGTTGACTTATTCAACAGGTGTTTagaatccaaaaaaagaaTCCAAAAAAGGTCACATTTCGCGATTCATTCACAAACATATAAATATGGTTAGTTGTGTGGGAGCTGAGAAATCAAAGTATCAAGTGACACATCGTTGGCGTTTGAACAACCTCCACAGAAGCATGTTGGATGCGAGTCGACTTTTTTGCATATTCCGGTCATGCAtttctggaagttttgaaGGGTCATGTTTTGGAGGGCAGAACAGGGGTAGACGACAAACGAGTTTTTCTGGCAAACCGACAacttgtcggaattgaaatttccggcatatcggcaaaccggcaaattgccgaattcgTCAGGAAAGCGGCAACTGtgccgaaaacgaaaaaattcagaatttaaattttgatcggcaaaaaaattgttcctacatctattttgaaaagtgagcaaattatatgaaaatatcaagaaaaaacggaaaaaaattcaaaaaggcacagttttaagtgttttcgtcctataaaaattcaaaccggtaatttgccgaaaatcagaatttccggcaaatcagcaaattgccggaaatgaaaacttccggcaaattggcaaaccggcaatttgtcgatatTTGCCAATCggaaatatacaatttttttgtactttcttgaatttcgcaaaatttggaaaattagataattatttttgaattaatcagaaaaaaaagtctattacctagttttgacattttaaaaaaatcaaaacggaGAAATATCAATAGAAGCGAAATTCCAATATGACTCTACACTTATGGGTGATTATGGGTAATAGATTTAAAATGTACTAAATAGTCAGATACTATCTAGATactaacaaaattaaattgcaCTTCAAGCCAAAAACATTGgcaaaattagagaaatttttATCCCACCTGTGCTGTACAACTAGATGTGCAAAGTCCTTGTGCGATCCTCTGCATTACCGGAACATCCATTCTTGCACATGATGCTTCACTCGATACTCCGTTGTTCGGAAGTAGGAGAACAAGGAGAAGGCAGAAGTAAAGCATCGAAAGTTGTTCTGCAATAATCTCCAGAGTTTACCGGAAGCATGCTTCTGCCTTTTATGTGTGTGTTGGCCTCTTCCATATAATCATTTTTCCAATCGTAACATCTCTCGTGCAACATTTTCTCGAACTTCTTTTTGAGATGATTTTTGGTCGAAATCTGAACGAACGGTTGGGACGCCAGTGGGCACAGACTAAAAACAATGTGTCATCGGGGGGTGGGAGAGGATTGTGCagatttaaatgaaatttatttgcAGACAACAGTGGAAGTGATCATGATGCAACATTGGAAGATGgcgaaatttctgaaaatgatgatgGAGAAGATGAGAAGAAAGAGGAAGAACCGAAAAAACCGATTCGAGAACGAACTAAATTCATGATCACGGAGGATCAGGTATACTTTCAATCTATATCGTATttggaaataataaaaaaattgtgtagatttacacagttcgtgtactcctcgagaaGAAGcgtgcttgtttttttttaatctatgTTGGCTTAGACGTAGGCATAGACGTAGGcataggcttaagcttagctTTAGCCCTGGGTTTGAGCtagagttttttgttttaattttaagacttgaaaattgtttttaaaaaaagtgttgttTACTGTATTACGATATACgtaaaacgaaaattgaaaaaaaaaatttctgaatataattccaaaataatttttttctgagatgagatttattaattttttaacgaataaCACCCCTAGAGCccaaatttttggttatttttcgatttttctctaaccaaaccaaaaaaaattccaattttcccttAATTTTGGATAAATctgcgtaaatctacacatgGCCGTGTTAGAGAGTTTCCCAGataattcttccattttcgaATGTGATGAATATGTATTTGTGTTGTATTACTGGATTACTGGTTAATAAATTACAATTGAATTTCAGCTTGGACCAAAAAccgatgaagaagaagatgagcCTCCTGAAATACACCGGGCTCCAccaaggaaaagaaaaataaactataATCGGCAAAAAGGTTCTGAAGACAACCGACATCGAAATTATCGCAAACGAGATACTCGGCCAGCCACATACCTATCTCTTTTGAAACGGAGAAACTCGTGAAATAATTCATAATATACCTGCATAATAAttttgctttaattttttattcatttgtaCTTTGTCAATATCCGATGATTATGAAATTTgtagaatatttaaaaactgtttaaagTCATCTAGTGACAACAAGCCATAATTAGAAAGTATTTCTATAATTGGGGATAGGGGAAAATGATAGAAATACCTTATTAGTCACCGTACAAAATTGGatatattctagaaaaaagaagagaaataaTAACAAATTCTAGGTTACAGATGCTGGGGGTTTCAATTCACTGGTTTTTTGCTATATTTACTTCAACATCAGATACGGTACTTGGTCTCGCCGcgaccaaatttttttgaatgaaaaaatgtgtgcgcctttaagtatAGTAGtccagcaatttttttcgacgtTCTCTaattatttcacattttttatataacGGGAActtaaaattctgagaatgcgtattgcacaacatatttgacgcgcagaatatctcgtagcgaaaactacagtaatgactactgtagcgcttgtgtcgatttacgggctcgattttcgaaattcacttttgtgttttcttttgatattttatctattaataaatgatttccgtaaatcgacaccagcgctgcagtagttttcgctacgagatattttgcgcgtcaaatatggtgcgtactacgcattctcagaattttgtgttcccgtaaaaacaaataaatttccatCTACGTAGATACTGTAGGTTTCAAGGCGCACACTCTTCTTTATTGATTCCAAAGaggttcaatttttgaaaaaaaaaacttgcatcTGTAACCTAGAATTTTATATTACGAATAAGGTACGGTAGAATTGTAGGTTTCAGATAGGCCCGTACGAAAAAAAGAACTGATTTCACTGTGTCTGTGTGGCATTTCATAAACATTTGTAGTTGAGCGAGATATCCTGACCCGACCAAACTTCCACATGCTGCCTTGAGAATCCATTTTGACAATTGCAGAACATCATAGCATTAGACACCTCTTGCACGCTGTCTCCTGAAAAAAGGAGCATTTTGCAGTGATAATTGCACAAAGTACATATCCCCCGACTGGGGCGGAAATTGAGAGAGATACTCGGTCAAATGACAATTGTTGTGACACCACCGAAATGATGTAAGCTACGAGCGTTTTAATGGCAAATAATCGGATAGAAATCGATTTGATGAGTCATTTGGAATTGAGCAGCAGAGGGAGATCAATCATAAAAGTTGAGCAAAAGTGAAGGAGAGAGAGTCGTTTCCGGAGGGTAATTTGGATTAacgaattaaaaaagaaagagagttGAAGAGAATTTGCAAAGTTTTAAGTGCATTCTgggagaaattttgaaaattgaaggcTCAGAGGTGTCCATAATGGAATCCTACACGGTTTTACTACGTGGccgcagaaaaaaaactcggccactcaCAGAGCGGTTTTTTTAtacatgaaaaattcaagtttttcaggaTCTCCGAAAATTTCTGAAGTCATTACAATAACTTGTGAGACGGCAGCTACCGATTTTTTCCGCgccaaaaaaagttgcagatttttacaaatttttgataaataattttcgaaaaattacagCTTTTAGAATGAAAGTTGCATGGAATTTGTATTGCAAATGtgccaaaattattattttcagatattatgcaattttgaaaaaattcaggcgaaaaattaataatgaaACTCTAGGATTGCATAAGTTTTtatgcctacttgcctacctgcctatttTCTGAATGTTGGAGATAACTCCGTTACTTGGAAGGAAGCTTAACTGCGGTACTTGATAGGTGGGTTACCTATTTTACTTACAATCAGTTTGTTATTTTGATAGTAGGCGAGCATATAGCCACAAGGCAGGCATAGGTCTTATTGATGATACGcaaaaaaagtaggaaaaatttgcgtttttttcatgaaaataattttgcgaaaatcttaatataaaaataattcctGAGGGGTTACATTATAGAAATATGACTCTTGATTGCAGATACTTTCATTCCTGGAGGCCTATTCCATGCCTTCCTACCTACGCGCCTGCCTATCGCCTACGGTTTACGCATTTCTTATTCTCTATTTCAACTCATAGTgtggacattttttttaatcgtagattttgttctttaaaaaaataagaaaatttcaaagacttACCAGACGGCTGTGCTGCCCCAATAACTCTCAAATTAACGTCATAGCGTTTACATGTTGACGATATCGTCTCCAAATTACAGAATCGCAGTGTAACGTGCTATAAAAAGAGAAGTAACAAGTTCTGATAAGATTACGGGGTCAAAACTTACGTAATCGACCTTGACCATATTTGAATCCGACTCAAAATCGCAGACACCATCGTCTGGACACGAGCAAAGTGTGAAGTTGTGCATTTCGGGGGTGGCGTTAAGGTCGTAGATTTCatgctgaacattttttttaattcatgtAAAATGCCATTAGAAACACTCACCGTCAAAATTTCATCATAAACTGGTACCGCACCGCTACCGAATCCCGAAGCTTCTTCAGCGTCCGGCTCCAAGAGTGGATATGTGGAAATTGTGGCTCCGCATGGGTTGACCCTTTTGCATTGACTTAATGCTggttttacctgaaaattggatgaCTTCAGATTATATTTGACGTGCAAGTTGATAagctaatttttctaataacgATCACTAACTATTCTCCgaagaatttaaaatatttgttattaTTTATCATTCAGCTGATCACTGACGGGAGATCATTTTTTGGttacttgttttttgttaGAGTCAGCTGTTCTTGAGATGCTAGGAAGaatttgtgttgaaaaaagtcagaacataatttttttttgaaatattgttaatttaGAGAAACTTAAAACCTACATCTCAGaacttttttccataaaacttCAGACAAGAACAAATGCTTGCAATTTCTGATTACAGCTCAGGACCAATTCAGTAAGATTTTCACGATTCCGTGGTAGCAGACGTCTAACGCCTGATgcctgccttgtgcctacCGCCAATTGACATTTAAACCTACATGTAAAAAAGGCAGGCACTTTAGGCAGGCACTTCGGCAATGCACCATAACTTCTAGAGCTTATTGTGTTTAGTCAACATGTTTTCTTAatcatattttacgcgcaatttgaattttcatatatTCCCAAAAACAAACCTGTACATCATTCTCATCAGCCACCACAACAAGAATCAcagaaaacaaggaaaatatGAAGGAGGAGCAGTCGAGACGCATGATTTGATTGTGAGACCAAGGTGGAGTGTGGGGGTCCGTCCGGTGATAACGGGAGAGCACAACAGGGTCCTGATATCACTGCGTCTCTGATGCTCTCTCAAAGACTCCGCCCACAAGTTGCCACCAATTCGCTTTCCGGAGCCAGTTGGGATcaagaggaaaaagaaaaagaaagatagAGCACGTGAAATTGAGAGATTCAAAAGGCACATGTCGAAGACATAAAAACAGTGAAGGTGGCGGAGATGAAGCAAATGGGATGAAGAATAAATGAGAGGTTAAAGGTAAGACACATCTGGAGACAGGAGATTACTCAATCAGTTTTTGACAGGTTATGGGAACCAGGTGTGGTTCTTTTTTTGGAGCAAAGAGTGTATGAACACTAACATTTTGGTCGATCTCATGACAAGCCATCCAGGTACTGTTACACCTCTTGCGAAAAAAGCGtggcacaaaaattttggaattttggtagAATTGAATTTAAGATGAACTCgcaaactaaaatttttttagaaaaaaattgatcagaGACTCTCTATAGATTAACTGAGTTCTTTTACGATGGCTGGAAGAATTGGTCTAAAAATGTTATGAGTTCTGcacaattaaacaaatttcagcaattctCTTCAGTCTGCCTTTGTTGCGCAGCCTCTCTTCCGACTAATTCTACATTGTCACCCCTAACTGGAAAACGGTCGATATTTCACGCGAAAACAGATTCCAATGTCCATAACAGCGTCCAGCGTCAATTCTTCCAACTAATTCACTCCAACTAATTCATTTAATTCCCAACATTTTCTCTTAATTATGAGAGTTAAATCTTTATTTGAAATCACTAGTGATAAAGTCACAGAATACATTTATAATGGTTAGTtgttttctttcctttttgtATGCTtacatttacttttttaaaggttCATACGACAGTATCAATTACAGTCTCGATCAAAAATCTAGTAATCAAGTTTATTCTACCCTATTGGAATTAGAATATATATAATTAGAGACGATCTGATAGATGTACCTCACATATTTGTCTTAAACTCAATTTAAGTAAAGtagatctaaaaaatttcaaaataaacgcGACTGATGTATTATTACTGAAAAGGCACTGCCTCAAATCGATTACTTTTGGAGATTTGAAGAATATTGGATGTTTCTATAGAGATATAAAAGGTTAGTTCTCTAGAAAAACATGCATagattcaaatgtttttatagATAAACAATACATTAACTTGATCTCTCTCATGAATGATACCTTCAATGAAGCTACCtggcaaaatttggaaagtttggATATAACTGGAAgtgaactatttttaaatggcTGGATAAGACAGGTATTTAATAATAACATACTAGACTAGCAtttcttcaataaaaatatttcagatagGATCTACGCTCCCTTCCCTGAAACGTCTAGTAATCGCCGGAAGAACTTTGACGGATCAAGACTTCTCTAATCTATGCaataattttccgaatttattGTCTCTCGACATCAGCAGCACAAATATTACAAATCTTTTTGGAATCGGCAACTTGAAAACCCTACAAGTTCTTAGTTcgagaaatttagaatttgaaagttaCATGGATTTGATAGGATTGTTTGATTTGGTGaatttacgaaatttggaTATTTCCAGAGAACTGTAAGTGATAAATATCCAACAATTTCTTAGCGccttatatttgaatttccctccagaagtatttaatataaaatagagttgattgtcaattttttcgaacttttttgaaaattacatttttaaaggtaaagtatgatttttttgaaaagtatgctCCAATATTCTGTAACAAAACAAAAGGAACCCAATATTGAAAtgtgcaatttaaaaaaagtcgtGTTGGAACGACTTTCCAGCTTTGGCTCTGCatgtttgaatttcctcaaaaattagaactgcaagaccaatcagcgattcgcttttgaaattgcattttttcaacctcacgatttttcctttttttctgttatgaTATATACCAGCATATTGAATTATTCCTAGTATTTTGAAGTgtgctttttttcagaaatttcacgGAACCAAGGATAGTCGAACAATATGTAGAGTGTGGTTTGGTTCTACCAGAGTTGAGACATCTCGATTGTACACGAACTGATATGaatcaacattttctcaaagtaTTAATGAGATCCCATCACAATCTTGAACAAATTGCAGCTTTACGCATGATTCTCTCATTCCTCCTTCAAATATATCTATCATGTTTCAGGTAGtaatttgtataattttgtAACATCTGACATCCGTCTTTTAAATGAAGCGACACTCAATTCTTCGGTTAATTTGCAGGCTTATTATTTGAGTTTGAATAATTCCGCTGACATCAATTGCGCTCTCAATAGTATTCGTGATCATCTTGAAACTCAACAAGTAAATGAAACAGAAGATGCTGATATTTCTGAATGTTTGAAGCAACTTCTACGATTAGTGAAAACATCTTATGTGAAAGCGACAGAATATATTATTGTGAAGTGTTTGattgaactttcaaattttttttctttgaaactaATCACGTCGTTGATTGTTGGAATGCAATTGTAAAAGTATTTAATACACTTCTCAACTTCTCAACTTCTCAACAATTTGAGTATTCAAAACTATGCTGGACCGCAATGGAGTCACTTACAAAGCAACATACTTTCCTTGGGTTCTACTCACAAGCTCTTTCGTTTCTGTCAAACTTGATTTACGGATTGGCATcgactgaaattgaaaaaatggcaaacaATAGAAGAAACATAACTCgtcttttggaaattttaaggtGTGGAAATGACTTAAAAAACATGGATTATTGTATAAGCGCAACCAAAGTTCTTTATAAGATGGTTTGGACTAGTGCAAATGCTAGATTATCTATGATAGAATTAGGAGGATTCAAGATCCTGTTCGACGCTATTAATTCATTCAATGATGAATTTGTTCATCTTAATATTCTCGATACTATTAGAGCCGTTATTTCCTATGTGTCACTTAAGACGTGTCAATTTTTATGTACCGACGATACATTTTCTGTCTTCATGTCAGTTGTCTACCAGGGCCGTGCGGCAACTGAGATTTTCGACAACCGGCAACTTCTgattgccgaaatttcggcaacttaTTGGCAACAGGCAACCAGGTTTCAAAGTTGTTTGTTGTTTGACATTGATAtaggcaattgccgaagttgccgaacgcTGAAAACTTCGCCAACCGGCAActtggttgccggttgccgcacagtCCTGTGTTATGCctcatcaaaatttcactaacAATATTATTTTGCAGGCGAATTCTTGAAGAGTATAACGGAGCGAGAGCGTATCAAGCGTACATCATCCTCGCATTGCTCCTATTTAGTTCTGAAATAATGGGTTCAATTGATCGTTGGTCATCTACACAACGAACCATGTTAGAGCACATTCCAAATGGTCCAATAGACCATATCACGGATTTGTTCGATTTCTATGTGTTTCATAGAGTTATTCAAAGAATTTCCATGTTTTCTAAATGCGACGGAACACTTCTTTGGGTACTTTCCACTATTAAATTAGTCGTGGAAGAAAATAAGACATATGTTAAGAAAATTAAGGAGTCAGAGCTTTATGTAGACATTTGCAATCGGAATGTTTTGTCGGAAGCAGTTATGGATATGAATGAGAAAGTATTAAACTTATTAAATTCCCattaatgtaaaaaaaaattaaaattatatctATAATAATTGTTCTTCttccaataaatttgtttcataAATAGCTTGTACGGTATTCTTAAACTCAACGAAATCTTtccgataaattttcaaaattttttgttaaaaattcttgtttttcaatacaaaactgatgtaatcaattttcaacaattttcaacaagagCACAGATCACagtttgaactgaaaatatttcaatgcTTGGAACGAACTAGGGGTTACATGTAGCAACTTATAACATCCAATCATGTGCCAGCACGCCTACTTTGTGCCTACACGGCTGCCTACTATCAATTCTATCATGGAACTCAGAAAATGTGTGAGTTCAACGAAGAATCTAAACATCGTATTTCAGAGGAGGAAAACGTGTTATTCAATGAGAATGCAAAAATTATGctatttgtatttaaaaaaccacattttcaTACTACAAaagagctgaaaataaaaagaactAACAGAAAAGCACGAATCtacaaacattttattttgcaatagTTCTCAGTTCTCAGGGTCATTTCTCTTCTCTAGACTGCCAAGTTCCCGAGTTCATTCAGTTTACGGTTGCCGAACTTTTCCATCAAATCAGTCAGTGCCGTGCTGCAATCCTGAAgtgttatttttgttaaagaAAACTATTTCCTATGAGATTTCTC containing:
- the abf-2 gene encoding Antibacterial factor-related peptide 2 (Confirmed by transcript evidence), which encodes MFVRSLFLALLLATIVAADIDFSTCARMDVPILKKAAQGLCITSCSMQNCGTGSCKKRSGRPTCVCYRCANGGGDIPLGALIKRG
- the abf-1 gene encoding Antibacterial factor-related peptide 1 (Confirmed by transcript evidence), with amino-acid sequence MLYFCLLLVLLLPNNGVSSEASCARMDVPVMQRIAQGLCTSSCTAQKCMTGICKKVDSHPTCFCGGCSNANDVSLDTLISQLPHN
- the C50F2.4 gene encoding DUF281 domain-containing protein (Confirmed by transcript evidence), whose product is MRLDCSSFIFSLFSVILVVVADENDVQVKPALSQCKRVNPCGATISTYPLLEPDAEEASGFGSGAVPVYDEILTHEIYDLNATPEMHNFTLCSCPDDGVCDFESDSNMVKVDYHVTLRFCNLETISSTCKRYDVNLRVIGAAQPSGDSVQEVSNAMMFCNCQNGFSRQHVEVWSGQDISLNYKCL